The following are from one region of the Sorghum bicolor cultivar BTx623 chromosome 2, Sorghum_bicolor_NCBIv3, whole genome shotgun sequence genome:
- the LOC8081013 gene encoding uncharacterized protein LOC8081013, which produces MGNSYSGGGSASSSAALEVPLHLCFFLLVLLLFLGFSWYTSYESAAESFASQARIVLMASPFALLLAVRLLSGVSGEGVGDLLAVPMPERDSIHRAGGSPWGVALLLLLLLVMVSYQSNFREKWFPLV; this is translated from the coding sequence ATGGGGAACTCATATAGCGGCGGCGGCtcggcgtcgtcgtcggcggcgctGGAGGTGCCGCTGCACCTGTGCTTCTtcctgctggtgctgctccTCTTCCTGGGCTTCTCGTGGTACACGAGCTACGAGTCGGCCGCGGAGTCGTTCGCGTCCCAGGCGCGCATCGTGCTCATGGCGTCGCCGTTCGCGCTGCTGCTCGCCGTGCGGCTGCTGTCCGGCGTCTCCGGCGAGGGCGTGGGCGACCTGCTGGCGGTGCCGATGCCCGAGCGGGACTCCATCCACCGCGCCGGCGGCTCGCCGTGGGGCGTCGccctcctgctcctgctgctcctcgtcaTGGTCTCCTACCAGTCCAACTTCCGGGAGAAATGGTTCCCGCTCGTGTAG
- the LOC8081014 gene encoding AAA-ATPase At5g57480: MEFLSQMWSLLGLLTILQNVLPTQLLSLLHSLWQSLQDSLTPYSYFDVPEFLGSAAVEPNALYRHVQLYLHRSLLLSSSPPPPRLTLSLPRSSAVSGGQAHGAAPSPPSVSLSPNHSVADTFNGHRAVWTHHADTLQDSLEERRSFSLRLPKRHAAAVLPAYLAHLADAADHLERSSRARRLHTNAASPRGAAAWASVPFCHPATFDTLALDPGLKARLLADLTAFSEGREFYRRTGRPWKRGYLLHGPPGSGKSSLIAAMANHLRYDVFDLELTRVATNADLRALLIQTTNRSLIVIEDIDCSLHLTGDRGLASERMHKRRKLHATSYNDDSSDSDDDAEAGANGDDNHRGKVTLSGILNFTDGLWSCCGEERIIVFTTNHVDGIDPALLRPGRMDVHVRLDACGTHAMRELVQRYVGVGDHEMLDAAEDSIRRGAEMTPAEVGEVLLRNRDEPEAAVTELAAELKARRSAADDLHQWEDSAAELSDGSPTKKGRKGLGWEGKVRILGRLRSLTKSESGRR, translated from the coding sequence ATGGAGTTCCTGTCGCAGATGTGGTCGCTCCTGGGCCTGCTCACCATCCTGCAGAACGTCCTCCCCACGCAGCTGCTCTCCCTGCTCCACTCGCTGTGGCAGTCGCTCCAGGACTCGCTCACGCCCTACTCCTACTTCGACGTGCCCGAGTTCCTGGGCTCTGCCGCCGTCGAGCCCAACGCGCTCTACCGCCACGTCCAGCTCTACCTCCACCGCTCCCTCCTCCTCTCCAGCTCGCCTCCGCCGCCCCGCCTCACGCTCTCGCTGCCGCGCTCCTCCGCCGTCTCCGGCGGCCAGGCCCACGGCGCCGCGCCGTCCCCGCCGTCCGTGTCGCTCTCCCCGAACCACTCGGTCGCGGACACCTTCAACGGCCACCGCGCCGTGTGGACGCACCACGCCGACACGCTCCAGGACTCGCTCGAGGAGCGCCGGTCCTTCTCGCTGCGCCTCCCGAAGCGGCACGCCGCGGCGGTGCTCCCGGCGTACCTCGCGCACCTGGCCGACGCGGCGGACCACCTGGAGCGCTCGTCGCGGGCGCGGAGGCTGCACACCAACGCGGCGTCCCCGCGTGGCGCCGCGGCGTGGGCGTCGGTGCCCTTCTGCCACCCGGCCACCTTCGACACGCTCGCGCTCGACCCGGGACTCAAGGCGCGCCTCCTCGCCGACCTCACGGCGTTCTCCGAAGGGAGGGAGTTCTACCGCCGGACAGGCAGGCCGTGGAAGCGCGGCTACCTCCTGCACGGCCCGCCCGGGTCCGGAAAGTCTTCGCTCATCGCGGCCATGGCGAACCACCTCCGCTACGACGTGTTCGACCTCGAGCTCACCCGTGTGGCCACCAACGCCGACCTCCGCGCGCTCCTCATCCAGACCACCAACCGGTCGCTCATTGTCATCGAGGACATCGACTGCTCCCTCCACCTCACCGGTGACCGAGGCCTAGCCTCCGAGAGGATGCACAAGAGACGCAAGCTCCACGCCACTTCCTACAACGACGACTCATCCGACTCGGACGACGACGCCGAAGCCGGTGCCAATGGCGACGACAACCACAGGGGCAAGGTGACGCTGTCGGGCATCCTCAACTTCACCGACGGCCTGTGGTCGTGCTGCGGCGAGGAGCGCATCATAGTGTTCACGACGAACCACGTGGACGGCATCGACCCCGCGCTGCTTCGCCCGGGGAGGATGGACGTCCACGTCCGCCTCGACGCGTGCGGCACCCACGCCATGCGCGAGCTGGTGCAGCGCTACGTCGGCGTTGGTGACCACGAGATGCTCGACGCCGCCGAGGACTCCATCAGGCGCGGCGCCGAGATGACGCCGGCTGAGGTCGGAGAGGTGCTGCTTAGGAACAGAGACGAACCGGAGGCGGCGGTGACAGAGCTCGCCGCCGAGCTGAAGGCGAGGCGAAGCGCGGCTGACGATCTCCACCAGTGGGAAGACTCCGCGGCCGAGCTCTCCGACGGGTCGCCGACGAAGAAGGGGAGGAAGGGGTTGGGGTGGGAGGGCAAGGTCAGGATCCTGGGAAGGCTGAGAAGCCTCACCAAGTCAGAATCGGGCCGGCGATGA